The DNA window TTGTCTTTGCCTGTGAGGTTTTTTGACCCCTCTTCCCTACTGTCCCTTTGCAGATCCTACCTACACCTGTGCTGTAGCAACTGTCCCTAATCACCAAAGATGCACGGCCCAAGCCCTTTTCAAAACAAAGATCTTTAATACATGTTTTATACCTCGACATATGCAGCTTACATGGTTTCACTTCCTACCTCCATACCACCCCTGCCCAAACTCCACTCTCCACAAATATCTCTTGTGCCTTCATGCCTGTTTATTTTATGACTCCCCCCATGATTAAGCAGGGCCATGTGCAAGACTGGGATTAGAGCTGGCTATCACAGTCTGGCGGGCTCGGCAGAGACCAGGCTCTATTTCTTGACCTCTATAGGATTCACATTCCTGATCACTTTCCCCTCTTGGAAGGGAAACATGTTCACCTATTCTCTGTCTCTCGGTGGAGTATTTAAGCCTTCATCCTACATATTCTTCTACTGAAGGCTTCTAAGACGTATAAAAAGAGAATGGCTTCTAATTGTCTCTTTCCTACTGGGAACGGAACTTCAGGTCCATATCTCACTGTGTGCACATGTCATAGGGGCGACACTATACTGCTCTACAGTGGAATTCAGTTAATCACCTTCCTGCACGTGGCCCTTCGCCTCCCTTAGCTGCTGTACTGTACCAGGATGACTCACTTTGCAAACAGGTGCAAGCCAATCACAGCAGCACACGCCTGCAaggctagcacttgggaggctcagGTAGAAAGATTGAAAATTCTAACAGAAATAAGTCATGATCACTTCTGAACCCAAGTTCTTTTccgtatttttttctttgcactgAAAACATAAATTCAAATCTCGACAtcagatctttatatatttttcttggtCAGGGTTTAGATCTAAGGCCTTACTAAGTGTATGCtgtactgctgagctacatcccatcTGAGGTCAGACCTTTGGATCGCAGAGCTGCCACTAACTACCTAATGGCAGGGTATTTTAGTTCTTAAACTAGGGTGAGAAACCCCCAAATCAAAAAGTATGATGGAGCTGCTTCTCCAGCCGACATTTCTGGATTCTAGCTCATTTGCCCAAGGTTTTCTTACTTGAGATTTTGCAGTAGTGAGTTTAAATTCATTCTTTAGAGTATATAACCAGGCTTTCAAAAGCAAACATCCAATCCCAtcacatattatttaaaaatatacagtacTACTTCACTAGGTACTGAAATCAAGCACTAAGTTTTTTCCTAATGAATGAGGTTCCTTGTGTGGTCTAAACCTAGGCTGTCAGACCATCCCACCTGCAGGAACTAGAGGGTTACCCAGGCTGTGAGcttggagggaggcagaagggcCCTCACAAACTGACCCTGAGTCACAGAGAACACATACAGGACCCAGACAGTGGCAACGAAAGACAGAGAATGAGCAGGGACAAACTAGACATAAGAGAGCTGAGTGGCTGCAGAATCGGTAACCAAGCCACTGTGACCTCCCTCCGGGACACCTCAAATGGCACACGAGACCAGAAAGAGCAGCTAATGGGGTACTATTCACTTCTGTGCTCCTGGACCTCCTGACTACACTTCATCTCCAAGTGGCCAGCAAAGATGGATGTGAACGTGAGCTTGGGGTCAGATCCAGAGGCTCCATCCTGGCCTCAGTACCGGATGTCATGGGCCTTGGGCACCTCTGCCCTCAGGTCAGAAGGGAGCCAAGAGCCTCCACCTCCACAGACCTGTGTGAATATGAGCACTGCTTTCAACAAACAAGAACCCTTATAGACTGAGAAATCTGAGGCTTTATTTCTTCACACAGCATGACAAATGAACTACAAAGGGCAAAAGTCTGCTCGGGGGGATTTCTTGACAATTAAGATAGCAATTTCCACAAGCGGTAGCTGGAACTAGGAAAAGGAAGCTGGAAGAAGTGGATCCTGCACACACTGAAAACTCATTTAACAGATATAACAAGACTGAGAAGGACTGGTTATGAAAAGTGAGAAAGCCAAACATGGTGGTGAGTGACTTTAATCCTAGagcctggaagacagaggcaggtggatttctgtgagttcaaaggcagcctggtctacacagttccaggacagccagggctatccagtgggaccctgtctcaaaagtgagACAGGATTCCTAGGTCTGGAGCTTGGACGGTGGTAATGCAATGTAGTACTCAAAGCTGTGGATAAAATTATCCTTGGTTCTGAGCTTGCAATCTGTGGACATTCTTGTGGGCATCTACCTTATTAGTACAATCAAGGTAACAGGACTGGAGATGTAACTCAAGGGTGAGCACAAGCTTAGGAAGAGTGAAGCCATGATGGTGGGGCTGGGGATGACATCATGAGATAAACCCTGTGCCTAGCACGAACCTTGCATAGATTGAACAGTGACTGTCCACCAAAAAGAACTCTCCAAAGCCTACAGAATGTTAGCCTGGAATCAGCCCAGACTCCTGGCATTTAACTACTTTTACTGTATGATCACACTCTACCTTTTCCAAGTTTCCCTCTCCCCAAGCCCTAGGCTCTTGCCTGGACAGTTTACCAGCATAACTCAAAGTGACACTTATTTAATCACTACATCTGTAGGGTTCTCACAACCCCACATTTGATTTATTCAAAGCAAATGTCGTCTTCCTGAAGGCCTGACTCCACTGGGAAACCTCTTTATACCTTAACCCACAGCATTCCTTCCTTAGAATTCCAACAGCTCTTCCCTAGCAGATTTAAGAGACAATCTCAAGCGTACTTACACTATGACTTCATGTATATAGTGACATCCTCCTAACTAGACTCAAGGTTTCTCGTCTGGATCTTCCTACAGTCCTCTGCAGATAATCAATAAACTCTCAGGAGCAAGCCCATTGGTAGGCAAACTTTCAAACAGGGACACTGCAACTGAAGGTGGGGGAAGCCCGTCCACGTACCTTTAAGATTTCGGAGTCAGAATCCATGGTCACTTGTTTTatttcaggctccatatccctGTCATCTTCTTGTTTAGCTTCAGGGTGTGTACACACGAGTACTTCTGAATTAAATTCAGGCCCTGTTTCTAAAGGTAATTTTTGCTTGACCTCTGGGTATGTATATATGGAAACTTCTTGCTTGGATTCAGGATCTGTACACACGGGAACTTCTTGTTTGGATTCAGGATCTGTGCACATGGAAGCTTCTTGGTTGGATTCGGGATCTGCACACATGGAAGCTTCTTGGTTGGATTCGGGATCTGCACACATGGAAGCTTCTTGGTTGGATTCAGGATCTGGGCACATGGGAACTTCTTGCATGGACTCAGGATTAGTATGCACGGGAACTTCTTGTTTGGATTCAGGATCTAAACACATAGGAACTTCTTGCTTAGATTCAGGGTTCACCACTTGCTTGTCTGTTATCATGCCTTTGGGTTTTAGAACTAACCATGGAGATTTTTGCCCTGGCAAGAGATACGCTGCGATCCCCTTATAAAAAAGAGCTTTGTTTGGCCCCAAGGGTAACATGTCTTCTATCTTTTTCTCGCCCTGACACAAGTGAAGAACTCTGGAGATATAGTCTGAGACAGCTAGGATAATATTTCCCTTCTTGCCAGCATTCTCTGTCACAGAAGCATAGGAGGACAGGCACTTGTACCGGAAGCTTTCGAACATGCTCTCCGGGGTGATGTCGTTGCCGAGCAGACAGGCTAGCAGAGGGAGGTCTGACACACGGAGGCCGAGACTCTCACAGAGTTTCTCACGGCACAGCATGATGGTTTCCAGAGTCTCCAGGCAGAGATCGCCAATTGAAAAGTAGGGGCAAGTGTCATAAATTAAGTAATCGGTGTCTTCCCCGAGGATCCCAAGACAGTTGTGCTGGAGACCATAAGAAGCCACCTCATAGTCTGCCTCCTGTAACGAACAGAAAGTTTCCTGGCCCAGTGTCTTCAGAGCAAACCGTGTAAATATGGCCAGCCCGGAGGGAATGAAGAACATGTTTCTGCCTGGTTGCTCTCGTTTTGACTTGATATAGTGGAAAATCTTGGATATCTCCCTATTGTTCTTAAGTCTTCTCTTTACCCATTCATCTCTCTTACCCGGCTCCACCATGCCATCGAAGAAGAATATCAACTTGATGCCGGCAGATGTGAAGGCTGCGACAAAATCTCTCAAAGCCGAAAAGTATTCTCGCCACTGACCACCACAGATCCAAGACTCCGGTGTGTACCAGTATCGGAGGCAGCACATGGCATCCACCACGATGGTAGGGGTACACCCAGGGTACTTGGTTCGGTGGCGCTCTGCCATCTCTTGGATATTTACTACCGTACATATATGTGGGCAGGTACTTCCCACAAAACCCTGCAAACCTCTCACCCCCATAATTGGTTTtatgaatctgaaaaaaaaaaagaaaaagaaatccataaTTAGTAACTATGACATTATTTATAGACATGTGACACTCATCAAAGCAGACACAGACAATATTTAATCGtctaaaagaaacaaagggagtTTCTAATTGTAatgttgtttctggttttgttgtttgtttgttttggggggttagTTCCATATGTGACCTAGCCTACTTTCCAGGAGTCATAAGACATAAAGGcactaaataaaagtaaaattattactCAAGGTTTTCTGAAGGATTGGCTTAAGGGGCTGAGCTCCCTTCTAGTTGACCAGGCATGTGGTGGGTCTGTGATCTCACAGTGTGTCTGATGGAGGCAGACGAGAAGGAGGCATGCCCTGAGGATATACTTCGGAAATTTCAGGTACGGATACTACTATCACTATGATGGTATACACATTTAACACAAATGTTAAAACATTTCAAACTATGCAGGTATACCTGTCAAGTACCCTCAATAACGGCGTTAAAAGAAGCTGCATAAAAAGGTACAATGCTAAACAGTTGCATCATTTGAGATAATgaatatgaaagaa is part of the Arvicola amphibius chromosome 8, mArvAmp1.2, whole genome shotgun sequence genome and encodes:
- the Fam120b gene encoding constitutive coactivator of peroxisome proliferator-activated receptor gamma, with protein sequence MGVRGLQGFVGSTCPHICTVVNIQEMAERHRTKYPGCTPTIVVDAMCCLRYWYTPESWICGGQWREYFSALRDFVAAFTSAGIKLIFFFDGMVEPGKRDEWVKRRLKNNREISKIFHYIKSKREQPGRNMFFIPSGLAIFTRFALKTLGQETFCSLQEADYEVASYGLQHNCLGILGEDTDYLIYDTCPYFSIGDLCLETLETIMLCREKLCESLGLRVSDLPLLACLLGNDITPESMFESFRYKCLSSYASVTENAGKKGNIILAVSDYISRVLHLCQGEKKIEDMLPLGPNKALFYKGIAAYLLPGQKSPWLVLKPKGMITDKQVVNPESKQEVPMCLDPESKQEVPVHTNPESMQEVPMCPDPESNQEASMCADPESNQEASMCADPESNQEASMCTDPESKQEVPVCTDPESKQEVSIYTYPEVKQKLPLETGPEFNSEVLVCTHPEAKQEDDRDMEPEIKQVTMDSDSEILKVARMHHVHSESYLVYNIMSTGEIECSNTLEDELDQALPSQAFTYRPIRQRVYALLLGNWKDGASTGPVVKEWFVYPGNSLKHPDHVQPLQVTLKGGTPSLEVLWLSQEPAVQAQRLDTLLACFNLSSSREDLQAVESPLRALCCLLIYIFVQVDTLSLEDLHAFIAQALCLQGKSTSQLMNLQPDYINSRAVQLGSLLVRGLTMLVLVNSACGFPWTTSEFMPWNVFDGKLFHQKYLQSEKGYAVEVLLEQNRSWLTKFHNLKAVVCKACSKENRRIVGRAHWNSHYTGRLGRQGSSSHRTGSTRGHPGQGQPWRDQGPGGRHEHDQWRRY